In Streptomyces qaidamensis, one DNA window encodes the following:
- a CDS encoding glycosyltransferase family 2 protein: MNTAPSLSVIVCAYTLDRWEDLQAAIASVRSQRRPPDDVLLVVDHCPELQRLAGRLLHGVRVLPNEHRKGLSGARNTGVEAAVGDVVAFLDDDATAHPAWAARLLADYRDPRVAGVGGLVVPWWETDRPVWFPPEFDWVVGCSYRGLPEGRAPIRNFIGANMSFRKEELRAAGGFRTDLGRVGTRPLGCEETELCLRITSRRPEAVLLYDPSAAVRHRVPAARATWSYFRSRCYAEGLSKALVAHYSEGAAALSSERAYLTSTIPHAYREALRPGRPAPAHRVLALTLGVGATAAGYAVGSVRARRSPSPARTAPARRTPARERSA; this comes from the coding sequence ATGAACACCGCACCGAGCCTCTCGGTCATCGTGTGCGCCTACACGCTGGACCGCTGGGAGGATCTCCAGGCCGCCATCGCCTCGGTCCGGTCCCAGCGCCGCCCGCCGGACGACGTCCTGCTGGTCGTCGACCACTGCCCGGAGCTCCAGCGGCTCGCCGGCCGCCTGCTGCACGGCGTCCGCGTGCTGCCCAACGAACACCGCAAGGGCCTGTCCGGCGCCCGGAACACCGGTGTCGAGGCGGCCGTGGGGGACGTGGTGGCGTTCCTGGACGACGACGCGACGGCCCACCCGGCGTGGGCGGCCCGGCTGCTGGCCGACTACCGCGACCCGCGGGTCGCCGGGGTCGGCGGGCTGGTCGTCCCCTGGTGGGAGACGGACCGGCCGGTCTGGTTCCCGCCGGAGTTCGACTGGGTAGTCGGCTGCTCGTACCGCGGCCTGCCCGAGGGCCGCGCGCCGATCCGCAACTTCATCGGGGCCAACATGTCCTTCCGCAAGGAGGAGCTCCGCGCGGCCGGCGGGTTCCGCACCGACCTGGGGCGGGTCGGCACCCGGCCTCTGGGCTGCGAGGAGACCGAGCTGTGCCTGCGGATCACATCCCGCCGTCCGGAGGCCGTGCTGCTCTACGACCCCTCGGCCGCCGTCCGCCATCGTGTCCCCGCCGCGCGCGCCACCTGGTCCTACTTCCGCTCGCGCTGCTACGCCGAGGGGCTCTCCAAAGCGCTGGTGGCCCACTACAGTGAGGGCGCCGCCGCCCTGTCCAGCGAGCGCGCGTACCTCACGTCGACCATCCCGCACGCCTACCGCGAGGCGCTGCGGCCCGGCCGGCCCGCTCCGGCGCACAGGGTTCTCGCCCTGACCCTAGGGGTCGGCGCCACCGCCGCGGGCTACGCCGTGGGCTCGGTGCGCGCCCGGCGCTCCCCGTCCCCCGCCCGCACCGCACCGGCCCGCCGCACACCCGCCAGGGAGCGCTCGGCATGA
- a CDS encoding polysaccharide deacetylase family protein yields MTYQPVPVFLYHSVSADPPPWIAPFTVRPRVFAEQLDLLADNGLDVVPLRRLVASLRGGPPLPPRSAVLTFDDGFADFHSTVAPLLAARGLPATLYVTTGALGGLSWPPERGSLLPPAPMLTWRQVRELDPFVEIGGHTRTHPQLDALPRQSAREEVLGCKDRLEDALGHRVDSFAYPHGYSSRTVRRLVDEAGWTSATAVRYGFSSGADEPLRIARLMVRADTTRDRFLDWAQGLGAPVAPFPERALSRAWRSYRRLRAGIDHPHPSLPLTAR; encoded by the coding sequence ATGACGTACCAGCCCGTCCCCGTCTTCCTGTACCACTCGGTGTCCGCCGACCCTCCCCCGTGGATCGCCCCGTTCACCGTGCGCCCGCGGGTCTTCGCCGAGCAGCTCGACCTGCTGGCGGACAACGGCCTCGACGTCGTCCCGCTGCGGCGCCTGGTCGCCTCGCTGCGGGGCGGCCCGCCGCTGCCGCCCCGGTCTGCGGTACTGACGTTCGACGACGGCTTCGCCGACTTCCACTCCACCGTGGCGCCGCTGCTCGCCGCCCGGGGCCTGCCGGCGACCCTCTACGTCACCACGGGTGCGCTGGGCGGCCTGTCCTGGCCGCCGGAGCGGGGCAGCCTCCTCCCGCCCGCCCCGATGCTGACCTGGCGTCAGGTGCGCGAGCTGGACCCGTTCGTCGAGATCGGCGGCCACACCCGGACCCACCCTCAACTGGACGCCCTTCCCCGGCAGTCCGCCCGGGAGGAGGTCCTGGGCTGCAAGGACCGTCTCGAGGACGCCCTCGGGCATCGCGTCGACTCCTTCGCCTATCCCCACGGCTACTCCAGCCGCACGGTCCGCAGGCTGGTGGACGAGGCGGGCTGGACCTCGGCGACGGCCGTCCGCTACGGCTTCAGCTCCGGCGCGGACGAACCCCTGCGCATCGCCCGGCTGATGGTGCGCGCCGACACCACCCGGGACCGCTTCCTGGACTGGGCGCAGGGCCTGGGCGCACCTGTGGCCCCGTTCCCCGAGCGGGCCCTGAGCAGGGCCTGGCGAAGCTACCGGCGGCTGCGGGCCGGCATCGACCACCCCCACCCGTCGCTGCCCCTGACCGCCCGGTGA
- a CDS encoding glycoside hydrolase family 16 protein, producing MRARRLRPALAALALVLAFGCGATEPDTPRPTPVPQGWTLTFHDEFDGSELDTDRWATCYDWNQDGCTNSGNDEEQWYLPGQVSVRDGLLSLNAERQETQGSDDRTYPWRSGMISTGRDDWYADPRHVFTYGYFEASIRVPEQAGMFPAFWMMPASRFTPPELDIMEFLGGTDRVFMYAHWRSPEGDQRARGTYGPVPFAEEHHVYGMLWTEDKVSWYVDGVERFRVTEPEQVPHVPMEVLVNLAVGVPQSPPASVDAARMTVDWVRVWQE from the coding sequence GTGCGCGCGCGACGGCTGCGTCCCGCTCTGGCCGCACTGGCCCTGGTGCTGGCGTTCGGCTGCGGCGCCACCGAGCCGGACACACCCAGGCCGACGCCCGTTCCGCAGGGCTGGACACTGACGTTCCACGACGAGTTCGACGGCTCGGAACTCGACACCGACCGCTGGGCGACCTGCTACGACTGGAACCAGGACGGCTGCACCAACAGCGGCAACGACGAGGAGCAGTGGTACCTGCCCGGTCAGGTGTCCGTCCGCGACGGCCTGCTCAGCCTGAACGCCGAGCGGCAAGAGACACAGGGCAGCGACGACCGGACGTACCCCTGGCGCTCCGGCATGATCTCCACCGGCCGGGACGACTGGTACGCAGACCCCCGGCACGTCTTCACCTACGGATACTTCGAGGCGTCCATCCGCGTTCCCGAACAGGCCGGCATGTTCCCGGCGTTCTGGATGATGCCGGCGTCCAGGTTCACGCCCCCCGAGCTCGACATCATGGAGTTCCTCGGCGGCACCGACCGGGTCTTCATGTACGCGCACTGGCGCAGCCCCGAGGGCGACCAACGGGCCCGTGGCACCTACGGACCCGTCCCGTTCGCCGAGGAGCATCACGTATACGGCATGCTCTGGACCGAGGACAAGGTGAGCTGGTACGTCGACGGGGTCGAGCGCTTCCGGGTCACCGAGCCCGAACAGGTGCCGCACGTGCCCATGGAGGTGCTGGTCAATCTCGCCGTCGGGGTGCCGCAGTCGCCGCCCGCCTCGGTGGATGCGGCCCGGATGACGGTGGACTGGGTGCGCGTCTGGCAGGAGTGA